The genomic window AACACTGAACACCATGCTTCAGAAGGCCTTctctctacccccaccccactcccaatcTCACTGATGGTCTTTCTTATTGTTACAAACAGGAGCTATGATAAGTTCTTACTCAAAGCTATCACCTTGATCATCAATTGATAAGTATACTGCAGAAGTATTCCAGAATTAAGGAAAGGGTATCTATCCTTGCAACACAAAGAAATATAGCATCTACATTATACGTCCTCTTTATTGGTTGATGTGACAACTTGTTATTTGCTTTGGAGATATTTCAATATGCCTTAAACCACTCTTCCCTAATAATTTCACTAAAAACTTCATAGTTTTTAATCCCTAACCTACTTGAGTACAAATTTTACAAAGGCATCTTCATTAATTATCCGTTACAGCCCATTGATATTATTAATGTCTCCCATGTAGTGAACCAATAACCCAACCATTGAAGGATATCTTTTTGTTTTACACTGCTgtatctttaaaattagaagactTAGTAAAACTTTGGGAGAAAAACATGGATGTATAGTGCTGTCTACTTCATGTGAATGCAAACTCTTTTTGATCTCCTTCCTGATGAGTATGGAAAAGAATGCATTGCCAGATACAGGGTTGTAATCCATGTAACCTGTTAATATACCCTGGAGCCACTCCTAATACTAGATAGCAATGTGGTTAAGTTTCTCCTGTAATTACTCTTATCAAATATCTCATTTCTAATGGAGCAGCCCTGGTATGCTTTGGTCTTCACATATCCATATACTTCATTCAAATTTTAGTATATTCAGAGGTACACATTGGTATAACATTTACTTATATAACTACAGGAACCACTATTACATACCTTTGGCTTCATTGATCACAGTCCTTTTCCTTCATAGGGACCCAGCCTCTTTTTCAGTCAAATAGTTCTAGAACAGGAAAGGACACTTGACCTGGATCTATAAATGGGATAAGACACTGTACTTTCCCACTGGAGCTGGATTTCCTCTACTCCGGTTAAGTACTTACATTTATTTTGCCCCTATATTCATGTTTCTGCTGTTCTTTTAGATTTCCCCTTTTTATCTTGTTATTAAGAATTCAATAGTCAATGATCCATCTTCCCAAATTCGGTAGGCCAGGCACTTCCATCTCTATTGAGTCATTCAACTCATTTCACTAAGTATGAAAACTATGTTTCTAGATGTTCAGTACTTCCACTCCCTTTCCATGTTCTaggattttctctttcccatttgTTTTTGTATGTGGAGTGATCTCTAGGTCCTCCCAAGGAATATGGTTTTCCACTGAGTATTCTGTTCTTGTGAAAGAACTATTCAAGACCTCTGAAGTTCCAGACACATCCATTTGTGGTTTGCTTTGGGGTTTCAATTttgtaaaaaaagaagaagaagaagaagaagaagaagaagaagaagaagaagaagaagaagaaggaggaggaggaggaggaggaggaggaggaggaggaggaggaggaggaggaggaggaggaggaggaggaggaggaggaggaggaggaggaggaggaggagaagaagaagaagaagaagaagaagaagaagaagaagaagaagaagaagaagaagaagaagaagaagaagaaacccctGTATTCTAAAAtcatttgttatattttaatttaattattgtGTGGATAGATGTGCACATATGTACTTGACTATACATGCTGAGTCATGGAGGTCAGTGAATAAACTCCCAGTtagttctctcctcctaccacgTGATTTCATCAGGTCCAGTGACAAGCAcatctacctgctgagccacctcaatAGCTTGACTAGCTTTATCTCAGTATCAGAGTCTGATACAAAGCCTGTTCATACAGACAGCTGAGCAACAATCTAATAGAACACAAAAATTATCTCAAGAAATGCAATATGATGTGGAAAAACAATCTTATGTCAACTCCCATCATGAGGGTTATTGTCTTAGCTGGAAAAGTTGATTCTCAATTTGAAGACACAACATCCAATAAGATGTTGGCTAGGTAGTATAGTCTTAGAGGGAATAGTGAATTTTTCACGCATCATGTGGAGTTAGCCACCACATACTGGTGGTTCTTCATCTTTCTTCCTGGTTGTGATTTATTTGAGTTCCAAATAACTGTTGGGGACACCAAATCATCACATTCTGCCTTGTCTCTGTCCATACCATCTTATGgcacactgtcttagggtttctattcctgcactaacatcatgaccaagaagcatcaGGAAACATTATGTGTGCATTTAGAAGAAAAGAGTGATGATCACAGGCATACAAATGGTCACTTCTCTTTAGCCACACTTGTCCCTATCCTGTCCCCCATACCCCTGCTCAGCAACACACCTACtcccgattccctgtcctggccttcccctatactggggcatttagccttcacaggaccaagggcctctcctctcattgatttccaacaaggccatcctcttctacatatgtgcctggagccatgggtccctccatatgtactctttggttggtggtttaatctctgATAGCTTTGAgggttctggttagttgatattgttgttcctcctatggggttgcaagctcctttaactccttgggtcctttctctagcttctccattgggaaccttgtgctcagtccagtggttggctgagaactCCCACCTCTGTTTTTGTCAGGTACAGGCAGAGCATGTCTAGGgtcttatttctgtgaagagatagCCTGGAAAAgccaacttttataaaggaaaacatttaattgaggctagcTTATAGGTTCAACAAAGctgttgctgccagcagctactgtgaactaggtccctggaagagaagctggggacagatggggatggggggggggtgcgaAAGAAATGACATCAGGACAACATTGAGTTTGAGATATATTGTTTTATTGGGGTCTCACAAATATATATGGCTTTAAAGGGTGAGTCCCTTCCCCAAAACTCTGTGGGTGTTGGCTTCAATGTTTCAGACTGCTCAGTGGGTAGTCTGCTTAATTCAAGAAACAGTAGATCTGGCAGATCAAAGGGCTTCAAAGCTCTGCCTCAGACTAGCTCAAGTAAATAAACAGGAGGCTCTGTTTTCTAAGGAGAACAAAGGCCAGAACTTCAAGGGCTAGTGCAGAGGTTCAAAAACGGAGCTTAAAAAGTTGGGGAAGGATACACAAAGCCTGTTCATATAGACAGCTGAGCAACAATCTAATGGAACACAAAAATATCCCTAGAAATGTAATAAGATGGGGAAAAACAATCTTATGTCAACTCCCATCAGGAGGGTTATTGTCCTGGATGGAGAAGTTGATTTTCActttaaaagaatatttcatGGTTGCAAAGTGGAAGCCCATCTTTACTTCACCACATGTTGGCTGGGCAGTATAGTCTCAGAGGCAGTAATGAATTTTCCACCCATCATGTAGAGTTCTACCACATGCTAGTGGTTCTTCATCTTTCTTCCTGGCTGTGATTAATTTGAGTTCCAAATAACTGTTGGAATATTGTTTAGTAGGGACACCAAATCATCACATTCTGCCTGAGAGAACCCCCATCTCTGTCCATGACTTCTTATGGCACAGTGTCTTAGGATTTTTAttgctgcacaaaacatcatgaccaagaaacaagttggggaggaaagggtttattcagcttacacatccacattgctgctcatcaccaaaggaagtcaggactggaactcaagcaggtcaggaagcaggagctgatgcagaggccatgaagggatgtttcttactggcttgcttcccctggcttgcttcccctggcttgctcagcctgctctcttatagaacccaggactaccagcccagagatgacaccacccacaaggggcccactcctcttgatcactaattgagaaaatgtcttaaagctggatctcatggaggcatctcctcaagtgaggctcctttctctgtgataacttcagcttgtgtcaagttgacacctaGAACCAACCAGTTTCAGCTAGTTGCTAAATCAGCTAAAATTTAGATGTCCATTTGAACTCTTCTAAGGAACCCATGTGAAAACTTTTCATGGTTCTTCATGGGAAGTGGAGACCCATCTTCACTTCTTTAGGGTCCATTGTCTCAGCAgaactcacccactcacccatacTTTTCCATATATATGATGAAATATTTTTGCTTGAAAGAGAAGTGTTGAAAACACTACATCTACTTGTATAGGCTGTCATCCTCACACAAGAACCTAGAGACCTCACTGTGGGGCATGTGTATACAGGGCCTAGATTCCAGTTGTTCATATCTATACACCTGAGATTCTAGCTCAGGATTCTTGATGTAAACAAAGGGTCTGATCAACAGCCAGTGATTTGTTCTATGTCAAAAAGCTGCTATGGTCTGAATTCTTAAGTCCTATAGTTACATATTTGAGAATCCACCCTCACTAGTTTCCCCTCATCTAATCATCCTAACTTAAaggagttaaaaaacaaacaaacaaaaaacaaaactggactGTCTTTGGCTTATTGAAGGAACCCAGTGCTAATGCAATAAGTTAATTTCACTTGTCTTTTGTTGCACTTTGGTTTTACTTGAATGGTTATTTTTCAATATCAGGTATTCATACCTTCATTATTGAATTGCAGTGGCAGAGGTAAGGTAATGTTTTTGATCTGGTACTCCCATAAGCCTGGCTTCTGCTGCTTTCCATCTCCTTCTTGAAGCCTGCTCAGGGCTGTGTTCCATAGCTTCATTTAAATCCACACCAGGACCAGACCCTGTGGCTTCTTCCATTTTGGCCAGCAACACAGGCTACACTTCATGTGACATGGTATTGACATTTGTGCTTGACACTGTGACCTCTAGAGCTACTATGGAATGAAGCCAGTGTCCTCTGTCAAAATAAGAAGGGGATCCCACAGCGGCTCTAATCCAATCTAAGACTTGTTATCTAAGAACCAATTATTGTCAAATATAGGTTTCCTAATAAATTCATTTTGTCAGCAAATATTTACTAAAGATCCACATACTAATCCTAAGAATTACACGTGTCTTTAATATCTCTATATCCCACTCACTATTTTCAGAGATATGTGAGAGGTGCAGATAAGAGCATAAAAGTAAAGCAAGGAAGTATCAGGAGTATAAAACATGTTAGAAGAACATTCAGGTTAAAAAGTTACTGACTTCCTCCTGGACAGCTAGAAAGGGATGGGAAGAGGCATAGTCTTGTTCTCCAAGAGCATGTGAGTTGATCAAGCCTTTGGAATGTACCATTTACTTTGCATGCAGTCTCTTTTATCCCATATGAGATTCCCTTAATGTAATATGTATTCATATTATAATGAAGCCATtaattttgtaatatatttatatactaacAACATAATCTATTCACATTAGGGATCTGAAAAATCAGAacaatagataatataaaataaaaatgtgaaagagAAGATTAATCTTATTTCATGAAATCACTCATTAATGTTTCAACACATTAATTTGGTTCTCTACATAATGATTGTAAAACCAGTATCATCCATGTATAAAGCTCAAATATTGTGTTAACTTCTTTcatgtaattaaatataattttttgtcATTATTGTTTATAGATGAGTAGAATTATAGAATAATTTACACTTATATTCTGTGAGACATTTGTATTTCCAATATCAAGTTTTCTTGGCATCTATATTTATTTACTCAAAATGGATGCCCAGAAAACAGATTTCTGTTTGACAAATTATGCAAGTTTCACAACATTTTGTTACTTATTGTCCACAAAATATCTTCATCTATATTTCTGTTAACAATGAAAGTTGCCTTTTCTCTCAGTCTCAACATATGCTGCATTGAAAAAAGAATGTCTTTGCACAAAAGGGAGAAATTATGttgttatttgattttatttttcttggtttcCAACTCAGTGAAGTTATTTTTAATGACATCTGTCTTGTCTCCATCTTAACTTTATATCCCGTGCTAAAGACCAAAGGCAACATGATATTAAAATCCTATTGTGAGCCCTAAGCAAATGCCACTGACAACTGACTGTAACAAATGGCAAATGCCATTTGGCTTCCTTTTTGTTTCTCTAACTGCATCAGGGCTGATGTGTCTTTATTCTAGAGCTCAATTTAGAAACTATCAAGCCTTTTGTTTTTGTCCTCTCTTATGTCTCCACAGAAAATTAATCCTATCTAGTCATGTGTCTGGTCATCCCCATGCAGCCCCATGCTTTTGCCTTCCTTTTTACCCTAAACTGGCCTTTGATGCACCTTTCTCTCAGCTATCCCCACAGTGTTCTCTGGAATTTAAATCCTATGGCCAGGAAGCAAAAGCCCAAGTTCACTAACCAGTAGGCTATCTTCAGGTCTTGAACCACAGGAGCTGGGGATGTTCTGAGAGCACACatgagtttttcttttacaaGTGGAGGTGTTGGTCTCCCATTGCCACCATTTCtggcatagcccaggctggtattctgtcctttttctatctccaaaccaTGATGTTCCCACTCCCCATAAGATAGCATTTGTTCTGAATGATTCCTTTGTTCTCTTCCAGTTCACTTTTCTGCATTACTTCTTTCCCACAGAAATCTCATTACACCACAAGATTAAACACTTTGTGCTTGTATTTCCCTGCCTCCCAGTTCCTATCCACAGAGGTGGATTTGGATTAAGAGCTGTGCTTTGGCATGAAATCATGAGACTAAGGTTGTACTCTCTCCAATGAGTTCTATTCAGTTCTTTTAGTTGTCTCTATAAGCTGATGCAGGCTGGATCTGTAAGAAGAGACTTCAGTTGCTAGCTTCACCTGCTGGTCCAGATGTACTCTTCATGTAGAACATCAATAAAAATGTAGTATTTCTTTCCAAAGGACTGGAGGAAGCATGGTAGTTAGATGATCTGATATGACATTTTGGCTAAACTAACCCAGTGTCATTTTGGTTCCAAGTCTTGCTATTTGGAGATTTAGAAAGTATCATACTAACCCCCTCCCTGTTTTGTCATCCATCCCAAGTTACAaaacctccttctcctcttgaacaACCTTTCCCATACCATAATGAAACCCTAACCCAGGGCTCACTTGGTTTTGTTGAAGTCAAAGTCAATATTGTGGACTTACTATAAAAAGGACATGCAAGGATAAAATGAAGGATAAAATCAAGCATGCCTGTATGATCCTCCCATATCAGAGGGATCTGTTAGAAGAGAGTTGTCTAGAGTTTCTCTTTTGTATCCCTTATCCCACCAAGCAAGTCTTCATTTTAGGCGAACATATCTCAGAGTGTGGGAAGCACTTACTTACAATCCCATGCCTATAAAGAGCCAATGTATTTTATGAGCAACTTACTGACACTTAAAATTTTAGCAGTCCGATAAAAGAAGTCTTCACTGATTAGTGATCATtttcctcaagaaatgttatctgttgctcacacacacacacacacacacacacacacacatacacacacacatacacatacacacacatacacacacacacacatacacacacacacaacctaaatAGATACCTACTCAGTTTGTATAACATTACTTGTATAcatatgttttcaaggctgactgAGAAaggaggccataaatttgaaagggAGCAATGAGATGTATATGGGGGGGTTGGAGGGAGAAAATGGTAGGAGGAAATAATCTAGTTatagtataatctcaaaaataaaagcaatgattTGAAAATGTTATCTGGGCTGGAGTTGTAGGCAAGTATTAGGATGCTAGTCTAGTACAAAGTTCATAGTGATTGCCCTCTTTCCCATGGCCAGCTGTTACCTCTATTGTGGTTTATTAATAAGTTACTACAGCTTCTCAAGTGTAGTCTATCTACCAAGAGAGGAGATCAGTATTTTAGTGGTGCATGGGAACCTTGTATGCTCTAAAACCCCAATAGTCTGTAGCCTAACTATAGGCCTAGTTAATATTTATCCAATGAATCTGCAAAGTCATGAGGTCTGAACTTAATGCAGATCTTTTGCTTGCTCTGAGTGCCATTCAAAATTGGAATGGTGTCTAGGCACAGAGCCAATATTGCATATGTAGTCACTAAAATCCAAGTTAGTTCCCTTAAGCTAAGTGGAGCAAGATCACCTCTAGTAATATGTTTGATTTCTACTTTTCCATCACAGCACCTCCATCCCCCAGACTTTCAGTCTGCCAGTAATGCTTTTGTTCCTTTGTGAATCTGTGTTCCTGCGGCATACATAGAAGCTGCTCCTGGGTCATTGGATAACACAATATTTTTAGTTGTCTATTTCACTTGTCTTCTTGGGGTTGAAAAGTTAATTCCACTCACTAAGCCTAGGGACTCTCCTTTGTGCGAACAGATGGATGTTCTTTGATAATGGCATCTTTGACTGAACGCTGTAGTATTCCCTGTTGAGCTTGCAAAGCTCACGACTCCCCAGTAGTTTTGAGGCCATAAGCAAAGCACAGTGGACAACTTATTTGTTCAAGTTTAGTTACAAAATCAGAGGCTAAACTTAAACAATCATTGGTGGTTTCTGACATAGTcagtttacatttttttcaaactATCTAATACATGTCAGGTATTTGTGATAGGTCCTAAAAGTGTGAGTATGAAATGAACATGCTACACTTTAGGATACAAGGGGTTTGATGCTGTGTTTCtccatattttttattcacaacCTAAAGTTTAAAATTCAACATTATTCCtagtacacatatacattagTAATTCAAACATAATTTTCATAAAAACTGTAATTGCTTTACTTACTTGCAATGAAGTCAGGTATTTCCTATTTCATAATTTTAGTCTATATAATTTAAAGCTTTGTAGGTCTCAAGCCATTGATTTTAAGATCTAATTTGCATTAGGGAAGGATAATTACCCTTGGTATATATTCTACctagtgtatatacacacacacacacacacacatatatatatatatatactttcaaaTTTATATTCCATGTAAAAGTTGTGATAGATAAACTTGTGAACTTCCCCTAAGCAGGTTTTTCTCAAACTTCAAAGTGTCAAGGAACCCCCATTGGTatcttaaaataatttgtatttatgaAAGAATTAAATTAATGAGCATTTATGGCAAAAATATGTTCTAAGTAGACCTAAGGTAGAGCCTAAGATTTTGAGATTCTGAGATCCTTATTCTTGTTCTTCTTAACTCTCAGGTGATGTTGATACATCCGGTTCATGGACTCTGTGCTCACTACTAGggatttaaaacacaaatatgtTAACAGGCCTACTGAACTGCTAAGGTAAGGTTCTCAAACTAGGAAAGAAAATCTGCATGTAACATGTTAAAACACAAAGACAACATAACAACTGTTGTAGATATTTTTCATGGTGTAGCCtgtaatatataattttagtGAAGATAATAGTTAAGTGTAGAcacaaataaatcaatgaaaCATATACAGATGGCCATTTTCTTATATGAAAGAGTTAAAAAAGCATATATGAAAGTCCAAGAAAACCAAGGGAATATCTACAAATTACTAATGAGAGCACTCCAAAGGGAGAATAAAGCTTTATTCCTTGCTGTATGGATAAAGGATAGATGAAAACTGGCTCACCAGTGACTCAAGGGAAGTAAGTAGTCACTAATGCCTCTATAACCACATAGTTCTGGGCCCAGGAGAAAGGTTACAGTGCCGACAGACATCACAAAATAGTTAGTACTTACCCTAGTGCCTGAGCACATATGAGACATAACTGGCCTTTTTCCCAGGGTCAGCATTCCATCAATGTTCCTCTTAATGCACAGGAAGTATTTTGAGATAAATAAGCCCATTTCAAGATGACAAGATTGATTTTTATAGCAAGGAATCTTTTAAAGTGACAAGTTGCTTCTTTTACCCGTGAATACCAGAGGCAATGTGAACTGTATCAATTTTATGTCCTAACAACAGGCACtttaaataccattttctttGTAAGCTCATTCAAACAATTCAAAGTTCAATTGTTTATCATATATTATTGTCACATTTTTAGTTTTCAACATATTTGGCATATGGCATAATATAGCCCATATTCTTTAGGAAAAGAGACAAAGAACTGAGtcagaaaaagaaggaagtaagGACGGCTACAGGAAACCAAAAGAGGGACACATATACAAGAACCATAGAATGGGAGGCACAGGAGTAAAGACAGCAGTACCCAATGACAATGTGAGAAAAGACCCAGGGTGGGCACACAGTACAGGAATGGCATGGGTGTTCCCAAGGGTCATGCAGTGAGACAAATATTTGAGTGCATGTGAGACATTTTTAGGTCCATGTTGAAGGAATAACTATTGCTAGCTGATCAGTGTACACACTTCATAGATTTCTTTGTGCACAGATGCATTATGCAAGCACATTTACATTCTTAAAAAAACAGATACTTTATCTGTGGTTCTGCAAactgttttgtttattcatttttacaaTGTACCATGAACATATTTTTCATGCACATGGGTGAAAATCCTGTACTAAAAGACGGAGAGCACTGTAGTTGGGTCAGAAGGCTGCTGGTAAAGACACTGACACCTAAAGCAGAGTTTCGGCTGAATGTTAAAGCACAGGCCTGGTAAGTATCTACCAGGGAAAGCAGGGCCAGCAGTGttctttctcctcagagaggTGAGAATCGAAGGCCAAGGGCATTAAAGGTATGGGATGTCGTGTAAGCCCCTCTGGCTCCTACCTCCACCGCCCCTCATCCCCCTGACTCCCCGCTGGCCCCTGGGGACTAAAGCATCCTGTGCATCTCTTGGCACCCAGTGAAAACCACCcattttctgcctcttcctcagcTCTTCCTGAGCCCTAGTCATATCTGCGCACTCTCTCATCATCTCCTCACTGCTTACATGCCTGTCCTGTAAGTCCTCCTGGGAGTTCTTGGGAGAATCATCTGTCCCCCTGTTTGTTTTCCGTTTTGCTTTCCGAGGCACATAATCTTCAGCAGGGCGCTTTTCTGCAGCCCGCGCCTCCTCGCTGGCTGACTTGGCCTGGGAATCGGGCTTGCTCACCCCTTGGCGCTTGCCCTCCCCGTCAGACTTGccctgcttctcagccttcccctCATCTTGCCCCTGATCATCTGGCTTTGCCTCCTCCTCTAGCTTGCCCTGGCGTGCTGCTGGCTTTGCTTTCTTGTCCGGCTTCTCTTCCTCCTCGGACTTTTCTTCATCTTCAGGCTCTACTTCATCTTCTGGCTTTCCCTCCTTTTCCAGCTTGCCTTCCTTTTCACCGCGGAGTTCTTCCATGTCAAGGTTTCCCTCCTTTTCCTGTCCTGAGAGTAAAAGTGGGGaaacaggaggaaaaagaagagacagGGGAGACTGAGACCCCTGACAGAACACAGGCTCATTAACATCTATCTTTGCACTTGGCCCTTTGAGGGGTGGTTGTCCCAACCCACCAAGTATGCCTTATAGGCTTGCCCCCTCCTCCACCTGGAGACAGAGATGCCGTGCCCCGTCCTGCCACTTTCTCTGAGCTCCTTCAAGGTGACAAGCTCTGAGTGTGTCACATGGGATAGCTTGGGAGGGGGGCAGGCAGTGGGGCCCCAAATCATGCCCCATTTTGTCATGATTCACTGACCTGCAGGGATCCCAGGCAGGTCGACCCTCTTTCGCAGATGTCTCAATGCACTGGCTGGGAGCAACTGCGACCTAAAGACAGGACACAGGGGCAGTGTCTGTGTAGTCAGTAGATGCACAGAGACTGTGTACCTGTCTAGCAGCCCATAATCATCATCCAACCTTTTCCTCCgtcacaccccccacccccgcatatCCAAGC from Apodemus sylvaticus chromosome X, mApoSyl1.1, whole genome shotgun sequence includes these protein-coding regions:
- the LOC127674972 gene encoding transcription elongation factor A protein-like 3; the protein is MEELRGEKEGKLEKEGKPEDEVEPEDEEKSEEEEKPDKKAKPAARQGKLEEEAKPDDQGQDEGKAEKQGKSDGEGKRQGVSKPDSQAKSASEEARAAEKRPAEDYVPRKAKRKTNRGTDDSPKNSQEDLQDRHVSSEEMMRECADMTRAQEELRKRQKMGGFHWVPRDAQDALVPRGQRGVRGMRGGGGRSQRGLHDIPYL